One window of Metopolophium dirhodum isolate CAU chromosome 3, ASM1992520v1, whole genome shotgun sequence genomic DNA carries:
- the LOC132941655 gene encoding soluble guanylate cyclase 88E-like isoform X2 — MYGLLLENLSEYIKKMYGEDRWEEIRRMANVDQPSFSVHQVYCETLIPRLAKKSQQVLGITEKEFFEQMGVHFVSFVGQYGYDRVLSVLGRHMRDFLNGLDNLHEYLKFSYPRMQAPSFICENESRQGLTLHYRSKRRGFVYYTMGQIKEVARHFYHKEMRIELVREEILMDTVHVTFQLKFDNRAFTLASMTMTREEKHLPISASVLFEIFPFCIVFSSNMIVQSIGNSLMVILPDLVGKRITNWFDLVRPLIAFKFQTILNRTNNIFELVTVQPVLSNRPTDRHVILSDESYFSPEENKLRLKGQMIYMDNWQMMMYLGTPVMPDLNALVTTGLYINDLSMHDFSRDLMLAGTQQSVELKLALDQEQLKSKKLEESMRKLDEEMKRTDELLYQMIPKQVADRLRSGENPIDTCQMFDSVSILFSDIVTFTEICSRITPMEVVSMLNAMYSIFDTLTERNKVYKVETIGDAYMVVSGAPMTEDNHAEKVCDMALDMVDAITDLKDPSTGSHLQIRVGVHSGAVVAGIVGLKMPRYCLFGDSVNTASRMESTSEAMKIHISQTTRDLISASYMVKERGAMKTYWLEHRESRPPLSRVLPLANSDVPELEWERSADAVFDIVERNTDMNMQLAEDRIRTYSPVTFQEVARHSISRSPVREYYRESRSNSISCTPIVSQKELQRLTCLNRSSSPLSRFTRKIEQLPKPDSTSTTAAVVAVQRHRFVRNAGGGRGGTQTAPSSPETHKEEDTLAESSPILPLELPEPPSVSTPSPPPHPPPPPPPPPPPATKSNPVLVHVADYVSSDCVDSVDSDDQRSLQTREVDLGRSDDEGSDDHPHPFPESSDDDLPPDDDDDIDDLDLSSVDPTTPLPPSSSPSASPTEARAVTASKSDGQIYGRRRQRCDELDDDVSTSSLNRQTQCCMSFKAHPKSSRKRSQSHSCRLI; from the exons ATGTACGGGCTCTTATTGGAAAACCTCTcggagtatataaaaaaaatgtacggcGAAGATAGATGGGAAGAGATTCGGCGAATGGCCAATGTGGATCAACCTAGTTTTAGTGTACACCAAGTCTATTGTGAAACGCTTATTCCACGACTAGCGAAAAAATCTCAACAA gTACTAGGAATTACGGAGAAAGAGTTTTTTGAGCAAATGGGAGTGCATTTTGTCAGTTTTGTTGGCCAATACGGCTATGATCGAGTACTATCGGTATTGGGGCGGCACATGAGAGACTTTCTAAATg GTTTGGACAATTTACATGAATATCTGAAGTTTTCATACCCAAGAATGCAAGCGCCTTCGTTCATTTGTGAAAACGAATCTAGACAAGGATTGACATTACATTACCGTAGTAAACGTCGTGGCTTCGTGTACTATACAATGGGCCAAATAAAAGAAGTGGCTAGGCATTTTTATCACAAG GAAATGCGCATTGAACTAGTTCGTGAAGAGATTTTAATGGATACAGTGCACGTGACGTTtcaattgaaatttgataatagaGCGTTTACATTAGCATCGATGACAATGACGAGGGAGGAAAAACATCTTCCAATAAGTGCATCGGTGCTGTTCGAAATATTTCCGTTTTGCATTGTGTTCAG CTCCAACATGATTGTTCAAAGCATTGGCAATTCATTGATGGTCATTTTACCAGATCTAGTTGGAAAACGGATTACTAATTGGTTTGATCTTGTTAGACCGTTAATagcttttaaatttcaaacg attttgaatcgaacgaacaatatttttgagcTTGTTACTGTTCAACCAGTGCTTTCCAATCGACCAACAGACAGACACGTCATTCTGAGCGATGAGTCTTATTTTTCTCCAGAAGAAAACAAACTTCGATTAAAag GGCAAATGATTTATATGGACAATTGGCAAATGATGATGTACTTGGGTACGCCCGTGATGCCTGATCTCAATGCATTAGTAACTACTGGTCTATACATAAATGATCTCTCCATGCACGATTTCAGCAG GGACCTAATGTTGGCAGGGACACAACAGTCAGTTGAATTAAAGCTGGCACTAGACCAAGAGCAGTTAAAGTCAAAAaaactggaagagtcgatgcgGAAACTAGATGAAGAAATGAAGCGTACTGATGAGCTGTTATATCAGATGATACCCAAACAAGTGGCCGATCGACTGAGGTCGGGTGAAAATCCCATAGACACATGCCAa ATGTTTGACAGCGTGTCCATATTATTTTCGGACATAGTAACGTTTACTGAAATATGTAGCAGAATCACCCCAATGGAAGTGGTGTCAATGCTGAACGCCATGTATTCTATATTCGACACGCTAACGGAACGAAACAAAGTTTATAAG gtCGAAACTATCGGCGATGCATATATGGTTGTATCGGGCGCGCCGATGACTGAAGACAATCACGCAGAGAAAGTTTGTGATATGGCATTGGATATGGTTGATGCAATTACAGATCTTAAAGATCCGTCgacag ggtCTCATTTGCAAATCCGCGTGGGCGTGCATTCCGGAGCAGTGGTAGCTGGTATTGTCGGTTTGAAAATGCCGAGGTACTGTTTGTTCGGTGACTCGGTCAACACTGCGTCCCGAATGGAATCCACAAGCGAAGCCATGAAAATTCATATATCACAAACCACCAGGGATCTGATTTCGGCATCGTACATGGTCAAAGAACGTG GCGCCATGAAAACGTATTGGTTGGAACACCGGGAAAGCCGACCTCCATTAAGTCGGGTGCTACCACTGGCCAACTCCGATGTACCAGAGTTGGAGTGGGAGCGTAGTGCCGATGCTGTATTCGATATTGTGGAACGCAACACGGACATGAACATGCAGTTGGCTGAAGACAGGATCAGGACATACTCACCGGTGACATTTCAAGAAGTGGCAAGGCACTCGATATCGCGTTCACCAGTTAGAGAATACTACCGAG AGTCTAGATCGAACTCAATAAGTTGCACACCCATCGTTTCACAGAAAGAGCTGCAACGATTGACGTGTCTGAACAGGAGTTCGTCTCCACTGTCACGATTCACGAGGAAAATCGAACAATTGCCAAAGCCCGACTCCACTTCGACTACGGCTGCTGTCGTCGCCGTCCAGAGGCACAGATTCGTGAGAAATGCGGGAGGTGGTCGTGGCGGCACGCAGACGGCTCCGTCATCACCAGAGACGCACAAGGAAGAGGATACGTTAGCCGAGTCGTCGCCGATCCTTCCGTTGGAACTTCCGGAACCACCTTCGGTATCAACGCCATCACCGCCACCACatccaccaccaccgccaccaccaccaccgccgccggcGACCAAGTCCAATCCAGTGCTGGTGCACGTGGCCGATTACGTTTCTTCCGATTGTGTGGACAGCGTCGATTCGGATGACCAGCGATCGCTGCAGACCCGTGAGGTTGACCTAGGCCGATCGGACGACGAAGGGTCTGATGACCACCCGCATCCTTTCCCGGAATCTTCCGATGACGATCTACCCCcggacgatgacgacgacatTGATGATTTGGACCTATCTTCGGTGGATCCGACCACTCCGTTACCCCCATCGTCGTCGCCCTCGGCGTCTCCGACCGAGGCCCGAGCGGTGACCGCGTCCAAGTCAGACGGGCAGATATATGgtcggcggcggcagcggtgtGACGAACTCGATGACGACGTGAGTACGTCCAGCCTGAACCGGCAGACCCAGTGCTGTATGAGCTTCAAAGCACACCCAAAGTCGTCCAGAAAGCGATCACAGTCCCACTCTTGCAGGTTGATCTGA
- the LOC132941655 gene encoding soluble guanylate cyclase 88E-like isoform X1: MYGLLLENLSEYIKKMYGEDRWEEIRRMANVDQPSFSVHQVYCETLIPRLAKKSQQVLGITEKEFFEQMGVHFVSFVGQYGYDRVLSVLGRHMRDFLNGLDNLHEYLKFSYPRMQAPSFICENESRQGLTLHYRSKRRGFVYYTMGQIKEVARHFYHKEMRIELVREEILMDTVHVTFQLKFDNRAFTLASMTMTREEKHLPISASVLFEIFPFCIVFSSNMIVQSIGNSLMVILPDLVGKRITNWFDLVRPLIAFKFQTILNRTNNIFELVTVQPVLSNRPTDRHVILSDESYFSPEENKLRLKGQMIYMDNWQMMMYLGTPVMPDLNALVTTGLYINDLSMHDFSRDLMLAGTQQSVELKLALDQEQLKSKKLEESMRKLDEEMKRTDELLYQMIPKQVADRLRSGENPIDTCQMFDSVSILFSDIVTFTEICSRITPMEVVSMLNAMYSIFDTLTERNKVYKVETIGDAYMVVSGAPMTEDNHAEKVCDMALDMVDAITDLKDPSTGSHLQIRVGVHSGAVVAGIVGLKMPRYCLFGDSVNTASRMESTSEAMKIHISQTTRDLISASYMVKERGEIYVKGKGAMKTYWLEHRESRPPLSRVLPLANSDVPELEWERSADAVFDIVERNTDMNMQLAEDRIRTYSPVTFQEVARHSISRSPVREYYRESRSNSISCTPIVSQKELQRLTCLNRSSSPLSRFTRKIEQLPKPDSTSTTAAVVAVQRHRFVRNAGGGRGGTQTAPSSPETHKEEDTLAESSPILPLELPEPPSVSTPSPPPHPPPPPPPPPPPATKSNPVLVHVADYVSSDCVDSVDSDDQRSLQTREVDLGRSDDEGSDDHPHPFPESSDDDLPPDDDDDIDDLDLSSVDPTTPLPPSSSPSASPTEARAVTASKSDGQIYGRRRQRCDELDDDVSTSSLNRQTQCCMSFKAHPKSSRKRSQSHSCRLI; encoded by the exons ATGTACGGGCTCTTATTGGAAAACCTCTcggagtatataaaaaaaatgtacggcGAAGATAGATGGGAAGAGATTCGGCGAATGGCCAATGTGGATCAACCTAGTTTTAGTGTACACCAAGTCTATTGTGAAACGCTTATTCCACGACTAGCGAAAAAATCTCAACAA gTACTAGGAATTACGGAGAAAGAGTTTTTTGAGCAAATGGGAGTGCATTTTGTCAGTTTTGTTGGCCAATACGGCTATGATCGAGTACTATCGGTATTGGGGCGGCACATGAGAGACTTTCTAAATg GTTTGGACAATTTACATGAATATCTGAAGTTTTCATACCCAAGAATGCAAGCGCCTTCGTTCATTTGTGAAAACGAATCTAGACAAGGATTGACATTACATTACCGTAGTAAACGTCGTGGCTTCGTGTACTATACAATGGGCCAAATAAAAGAAGTGGCTAGGCATTTTTATCACAAG GAAATGCGCATTGAACTAGTTCGTGAAGAGATTTTAATGGATACAGTGCACGTGACGTTtcaattgaaatttgataatagaGCGTTTACATTAGCATCGATGACAATGACGAGGGAGGAAAAACATCTTCCAATAAGTGCATCGGTGCTGTTCGAAATATTTCCGTTTTGCATTGTGTTCAG CTCCAACATGATTGTTCAAAGCATTGGCAATTCATTGATGGTCATTTTACCAGATCTAGTTGGAAAACGGATTACTAATTGGTTTGATCTTGTTAGACCGTTAATagcttttaaatttcaaacg attttgaatcgaacgaacaatatttttgagcTTGTTACTGTTCAACCAGTGCTTTCCAATCGACCAACAGACAGACACGTCATTCTGAGCGATGAGTCTTATTTTTCTCCAGAAGAAAACAAACTTCGATTAAAag GGCAAATGATTTATATGGACAATTGGCAAATGATGATGTACTTGGGTACGCCCGTGATGCCTGATCTCAATGCATTAGTAACTACTGGTCTATACATAAATGATCTCTCCATGCACGATTTCAGCAG GGACCTAATGTTGGCAGGGACACAACAGTCAGTTGAATTAAAGCTGGCACTAGACCAAGAGCAGTTAAAGTCAAAAaaactggaagagtcgatgcgGAAACTAGATGAAGAAATGAAGCGTACTGATGAGCTGTTATATCAGATGATACCCAAACAAGTGGCCGATCGACTGAGGTCGGGTGAAAATCCCATAGACACATGCCAa ATGTTTGACAGCGTGTCCATATTATTTTCGGACATAGTAACGTTTACTGAAATATGTAGCAGAATCACCCCAATGGAAGTGGTGTCAATGCTGAACGCCATGTATTCTATATTCGACACGCTAACGGAACGAAACAAAGTTTATAAG gtCGAAACTATCGGCGATGCATATATGGTTGTATCGGGCGCGCCGATGACTGAAGACAATCACGCAGAGAAAGTTTGTGATATGGCATTGGATATGGTTGATGCAATTACAGATCTTAAAGATCCGTCgacag ggtCTCATTTGCAAATCCGCGTGGGCGTGCATTCCGGAGCAGTGGTAGCTGGTATTGTCGGTTTGAAAATGCCGAGGTACTGTTTGTTCGGTGACTCGGTCAACACTGCGTCCCGAATGGAATCCACAAGCGAAGCCATGAAAATTCATATATCACAAACCACCAGGGATCTGATTTCGGCATCGTACATGGTCAAAGAACGTGGTGAGATTTACGTGAAAGGAAAAG GCGCCATGAAAACGTATTGGTTGGAACACCGGGAAAGCCGACCTCCATTAAGTCGGGTGCTACCACTGGCCAACTCCGATGTACCAGAGTTGGAGTGGGAGCGTAGTGCCGATGCTGTATTCGATATTGTGGAACGCAACACGGACATGAACATGCAGTTGGCTGAAGACAGGATCAGGACATACTCACCGGTGACATTTCAAGAAGTGGCAAGGCACTCGATATCGCGTTCACCAGTTAGAGAATACTACCGAG AGTCTAGATCGAACTCAATAAGTTGCACACCCATCGTTTCACAGAAAGAGCTGCAACGATTGACGTGTCTGAACAGGAGTTCGTCTCCACTGTCACGATTCACGAGGAAAATCGAACAATTGCCAAAGCCCGACTCCACTTCGACTACGGCTGCTGTCGTCGCCGTCCAGAGGCACAGATTCGTGAGAAATGCGGGAGGTGGTCGTGGCGGCACGCAGACGGCTCCGTCATCACCAGAGACGCACAAGGAAGAGGATACGTTAGCCGAGTCGTCGCCGATCCTTCCGTTGGAACTTCCGGAACCACCTTCGGTATCAACGCCATCACCGCCACCACatccaccaccaccgccaccaccaccaccgccgccggcGACCAAGTCCAATCCAGTGCTGGTGCACGTGGCCGATTACGTTTCTTCCGATTGTGTGGACAGCGTCGATTCGGATGACCAGCGATCGCTGCAGACCCGTGAGGTTGACCTAGGCCGATCGGACGACGAAGGGTCTGATGACCACCCGCATCCTTTCCCGGAATCTTCCGATGACGATCTACCCCcggacgatgacgacgacatTGATGATTTGGACCTATCTTCGGTGGATCCGACCACTCCGTTACCCCCATCGTCGTCGCCCTCGGCGTCTCCGACCGAGGCCCGAGCGGTGACCGCGTCCAAGTCAGACGGGCAGATATATGgtcggcggcggcagcggtgtGACGAACTCGATGACGACGTGAGTACGTCCAGCCTGAACCGGCAGACCCAGTGCTGTATGAGCTTCAAAGCACACCCAAAGTCGTCCAGAAAGCGATCACAGTCCCACTCTTGCAGGTTGATCTGA